AGGAGTACGACTACTACCAATCGCTGGAGCGGGAGTTGGCGGCGAAGCGGGCCGAGTACGAAGCGGTCCTCCCGCAGATGCAGCAGATCGAAGAGGCCACGCAGCGCGCCGTCTCCATCCTCGAACCGACGCTCGGCAGCGGGCCGTACTCCGCTGAGAAGCTGGAGCCCGGCATGCTCGACACCCCCGCCGTGCTTCAGGCGAAGGGCCTCGTGAGCTACCTCCTCCAGTCCGGGTTCACGCCGGCCGACATCACGCAGCAGCGGATCCAGGTCGCGAACATGCTGAAGTACGGCTACAACCTCGAATTCGACCCCCGCCCCGTCGTCGGCGACGATTACGACGACACGAACGAGCGCTACTACGGCAACGGCGATGTGACGGGGCCGTACCCGAACCACGGCACATCGGTCGCCGGCGTGATCGCGGCGATCCGGGGGAACGAGGCAGGGACGCGCGGCGTCGCGCCGGACACGCTCGTCTACGTCATGCCCATTCGCGCCGTGCCGAGCGGCGACGAGCGCGACAAAGACGTGGCGAACGCGATCCGCTACGCCGTCGACAACGGCGCGCTCGTCGTCAACATGAGCTTCGGCAAATCCTATTCGCCCGACAAAGACGCCGTCGACGCGGCCGTGCGCTACGCCGAGGAGCGCGGCGTCCTCCTCGTCCACGCCGCCGGCAACAGCGCCGAAGACATCGACCGCGCCGCCAACTTCCCCTCCCAGGTCCTCAGCGACGGAGCGCGCGCGAGCAACTGGCTCGAAGTCGGCGCGTCGTCGTGGGACCCTGACGCCTTCGCCGCCTCGTTCAGTAACTACGGCGTCACGAACGTCGACCTCTTCGCGCCCGGCGAGGCCATCGACGTGCTCGAACCGGCGAACGCGACGACGCGCGTGGACGGAACGAGCGTCGCCGCCCCCGTCGTGAGCGGCATCGCGGCCCTCCTGCTGAGCTACTACCCGGACCTCTCGCCGCTCGACGTGCGCGAGATCCTCCTCGAATCGGCCGTGCCGTACCGCGGCGTGCCGGCGATCCGGCCGGGCTCGGGCGATGAGGTGGACTTCGCGACGCTCTCGGTCACCGGTGCCGTCGTCAA
Above is a genomic segment from Rhodothermales bacterium containing:
- a CDS encoding S8 family peptidase, whose translation is MTSFRPLLVLFLAATLVGCSAARDVATPAPTAPAIERVQDPTEPATEAPSAAEDPAPARLVAAPPAWLELDETADAVRGISLNQAYRALDGRTPQREVIVAVIDSGVDTTHEDLQGRLWRNEDEIAGNGVDDDGNGYVDDVHGWNFLGGPDGANVFHDTYELTREVLRLRPRYRDADPAALDPAGREEYDYYQSLERELAAKRAEYEAVLPQMQQIEEATQRAVSILEPTLGSGPYSAEKLEPGMLDTPAVLQAKGLVSYLLQSGFTPADITQQRIQVANMLKYGYNLEFDPRPVVGDDYDDTNERYYGNGDVTGPYPNHGTSVAGVIAAIRGNEAGTRGVAPDTLVYVMPIRAVPSGDERDKDVANAIRYAVDNGALVVNMSFGKSYSPDKDAVDAAVRYAEERGVLLVHAAGNSAEDIDRAANFPSQVLSDGARASNWLEVGASSWDPDAFAASFSNYGVTNVDLFAPGEAIDVLEPANATTRVDGTSVAAPVVSGIAALLLSYYPDLSPLDVREILLESAVPYRGVPAIRPGSGDEVDFATLSVTGAVVNAWRAVELADTRVGN